From Streptomyces qinzhouensis, one genomic window encodes:
- a CDS encoding KamA family radical SAM protein: MPPLGPTPVRSQRFRALGVRQVDAIAARFPLTGEQVATVRLISQVLPFRVNEYTLSELIDWDRVPDDPMFRMVFPQRGMLSPGDERLLTAATGTGDRQAVAAAVKEIRGRLNPHPSGQQELNVPRIGGSPAPGLQHKYRETVLYFPSQGQSCHSYCTYCFRWAQFVGDADLRFAAPGPEVLVRYLGEHPEVHDVLVTGGDPMIMGTDRLVDHLEPLLGVESVRTIRIGTKSLAYWPQRFVTDQDADDVLRFFERVTAGGRTLAVMAHFTHPRELGTELVARALSRIRATGAVVYCQAPLIGRINDSAATWSALWRAELAAGAVPYYMFVERDTGPYDYFKVPLAKAAEVFASAYRTLPGLARTVRGPVMSATPGKVVVDGVEESAGGRFFQLRMLQARDPALVGRPFRACYSPTAAWLDELEPAGDTPHDIAAAVWGGAPGTA; encoded by the coding sequence ATGCCGCCGCTGGGCCCCACCCCTGTCCGGAGCCAGCGTTTTCGCGCGCTCGGTGTCCGGCAGGTCGACGCCATCGCCGCGCGTTTTCCGCTCACCGGGGAGCAGGTGGCGACGGTCCGGCTGATTTCCCAGGTCCTGCCGTTCCGGGTCAACGAGTACACGCTGTCCGAACTCATCGACTGGGACCGGGTGCCCGACGACCCGATGTTCCGGATGGTGTTTCCCCAGCGCGGCATGTTGTCGCCGGGGGACGAGCGGTTGCTGACGGCGGCGACCGGGACCGGTGACCGGCAGGCGGTCGCGGCGGCGGTCAAGGAGATCCGGGGGCGTCTGAACCCGCACCCCTCCGGCCAGCAGGAGCTGAATGTGCCCCGGATCGGCGGCTCGCCCGCGCCGGGGCTGCAGCACAAGTACCGGGAGACGGTGCTCTACTTCCCCAGCCAGGGGCAGTCCTGCCATTCGTACTGCACCTACTGCTTCCGCTGGGCGCAGTTCGTGGGGGACGCCGATCTGCGGTTCGCGGCGCCGGGCCCGGAGGTTCTGGTCCGGTATCTGGGTGAGCATCCCGAGGTGCACGATGTGCTCGTCACGGGCGGCGATCCGATGATCATGGGTACGGACCGGCTGGTGGATCATCTGGAGCCGCTGCTGGGGGTGGAGTCGGTCCGGACGATCCGGATCGGCACCAAGTCGCTGGCGTACTGGCCGCAGCGTTTCGTCACCGACCAGGACGCGGACGATGTGCTGCGTTTCTTCGAGCGGGTGACGGCCGGCGGGCGGACGCTGGCGGTGATGGCGCATTTCACCCATCCCCGGGAGCTGGGGACCGAGCTGGTGGCCAGGGCGCTGTCCCGGATCCGGGCGACCGGCGCGGTGGTGTACTGCCAGGCGCCGCTGATCGGGCGGATCAACGACTCCGCCGCGACGTGGAGTGCGCTGTGGCGGGCCGAGCTGGCCGCGGGGGCCGTGCCGTACTACATGTTCGTGGAGCGCGACACCGGGCCGTACGACTATTTCAAGGTGCCGCTGGCGAAGGCCGCCGAGGTGTTCGCCTCGGCCTACCGGACGCTGCCGGGGCTGGCTCGGACGGTGCGCGGGCCGGTGATGTCCGCGACCCCGGGGAAGGTCGTGGTGGACGGCGTCGAGGAGAGTGCCGGGGGGCGGTTCTTCCAGCTGCGGATGCTCCAGGCGCGGGATCCCGCGCTGGTGGGCCGTCCTTTCCGAGCGTGTTACTCCCCCACCGCGGCCTGGCTGGACGAGTTGGAGCCGGCCGGTGACACACCGCACGATATCGCCGCCGCGGTCTGGGGCGGTGCCCCCGGCACGGCCTGA